In the Gemmatimonadaceae bacterium genome, one interval contains:
- a CDS encoding hydrogenase maturation nickel metallochaperone HypA → MHELAIADAVVSMLAEQTTGQRVSRVGMRIGHLRQVVPSSLRFSFALVAKDTPLDGAELEIEPVPAAVWCATCAVESEPHAFPLVCDRCRTTDVRVTRGEEMLVDWIETEE, encoded by the coding sequence ATGCACGAGCTCGCGATCGCGGACGCGGTGGTGTCGATGCTCGCGGAACAGACCACGGGTCAACGCGTGTCGCGGGTCGGAATGCGCATCGGCCACTTGCGCCAGGTCGTCCCGTCGTCGCTCCGCTTCAGTTTCGCGCTCGTCGCGAAGGACACGCCGCTCGACGGCGCTGAGCTCGAGATCGAGCCGGTGCCGGCGGCGGTGTGGTGCGCGACGTGCGCCGTCGAGAGCGAGCCACACGCGTTCCCGCTCGTGTGCGACCGATGTCGGACGACGGACGTGCGAGTCACGAGGGGTGAGGAGATGCTGGTCGATTGGAT